A part of Penaeus vannamei isolate JL-2024 chromosome 1, ASM4276789v1, whole genome shotgun sequence genomic DNA contains:
- the LOC113813913 gene encoding saccharopine dehydrogenase-like oxidoreductase isoform X1 gives MFASSLNLARGSTRILATRMASLAPGQRYDLVVFGATGFTGQYVVEEVARVAEKERTERKTPLTWAIAGRSEKKLRSSLVEARKELGLSLDDVGIILADVKDNDSLKDMAAKSSVVINCVGPYQLFGEPVVQACIENGASHVDISGEPQFLEGMQAKYHKAAEEAGVHIVGACGYDSIPAEMGLVHMIKNFKGELNSAEMFVRTKSSKTTSVHTGTMESAALAVANRNEITRIRRELFPIPLPKPKHKIKKKGVLHKNEELGVWGVPLPTDEPVVYRTQRYRYEVLGQRPLQFQQFIGLRSPFQGVGLLIGMAYFTFLCFFSWTRKLLLKYPEVMTAGVFSRAGSDRESLKALRFTATLVGHGWSESLLDGSDQHTEPPNASIKVKVSGPDPGYGATSLMMVASAMTILREKSSIPGKGGVLTPGVAFMNTGLIKRMEDQGMTVEVVE, from the exons ATGTTCGCCTCCTCATTGAACCTTGCTAG AGGGAGCACTCGAATCCTTGCAACAAGAATGGCATCTCTGGCACCAGGTCAGCGCTATGACTTGGTTGTATTTGGGGCAACTGGGTTCACTGGACAATATGTCGTTGAGGAGGTAGCAAGggtggcagagaaggagagaacagagaggaagacaCCTCTAACCTGGGCCATAGCAGGGCGCTCTGAGAAAAAGCTGCGAAGTTCCCTGGTGGAAGCTCGGAAGGAATTGG GTTTGAGCTTGGATGATGTTGGCATCATCTTGGCTGATGTTAAAGACAATGATTCCCTGAAAGATATGGCTGCAAAGTCTTCAGTTGTTATCAACTGTGTTGGACca TATCAGTTATTTGGCGAGCCAGTTGTACAAGCATGCATAGAAAATGGGGCAAGTCATGTGGACATCTCAGGAGAACCACAG TTTCTGGAGGGTATGCAGGCAAAATACCACAAAGCGGCTGAGGAAGCAGGGGTCCATATTGTTGGTGCCTGTGGATATGATTCTATACCTGCTGAAATGGGTCTTGTGCATATGATCAAGAACTTCAAAG GAGAACTCAATTCAGCGGAGATGTTTGTTAGAACTAAGAGCTCCAAAACTACA TCTGTACATACTGGAACAATGGAATCTGCTGCCCTTGCTGTTGCTAACCGAAATGAAATTACAAGAATACGCAGAGAACTTTTCCCGATTCCTCTGCCAAAACCCAAGCACAAGATTAAGAAGAA ggGAGTGCTTCACAAAAATGAAGAATTGGGAGTGTGGGGAGTGCCACTGCCAACAGATGAGCCTGTTGTGTACCGCACACAGAGGTATCGCTATGAAGTACTTGGTCAGCGGCCTTTGCAGTTCCAGCAGTTCATAGGTCTTCGCAGTCCCTTCCAAGGAGTGGGACTTCTCATAGGCATGGCATACTttactttcctttgtttcttcagCTGGACCAGGAAGCTGCTTTTAAAG taCCCTGAAGTTATGACAGCAGGTGTGTTCAGCCGTGCAGGATCAGACCGAGAGTCACTCAAAGCTCTTAGATTCACAGCCACTCTAGTAGGCCATGGCTGGTCAGAATCACTACTGGATGGGTCAGATCAGCATACAGAGCCTCCAAATGCTTCAATTAAAGTAAAG GTATCGGGACCAGACCCAGGTTACGGGGCAACGTCACTCATGATGGTTGCCAGCGCCATGACCATTTTGCGGGAAAAAAGCTCCATTCCTGGCAA GGGTGGAGTCTTAACTCCAGGAGTAGCCTTCATGAATACAGGCCTTATCAAGCGTATGGAAGACCAGGGTATGACTGTTGAAGTCGTTGAGTAA
- the LOC113813913 gene encoding saccharopine dehydrogenase-like oxidoreductase isoform X2, producing the protein MASLAPGQRYDLVVFGATGFTGQYVVEEVARVAEKERTERKTPLTWAIAGRSEKKLRSSLVEARKELGLSLDDVGIILADVKDNDSLKDMAAKSSVVINCVGPYQLFGEPVVQACIENGASHVDISGEPQFLEGMQAKYHKAAEEAGVHIVGACGYDSIPAEMGLVHMIKNFKGELNSAEMFVRTKSSKTTSVHTGTMESAALAVANRNEITRIRRELFPIPLPKPKHKIKKKGVLHKNEELGVWGVPLPTDEPVVYRTQRYRYEVLGQRPLQFQQFIGLRSPFQGVGLLIGMAYFTFLCFFSWTRKLLLKYPEVMTAGVFSRAGSDRESLKALRFTATLVGHGWSESLLDGSDQHTEPPNASIKVKVSGPDPGYGATSLMMVASAMTILREKSSIPGKGGVLTPGVAFMNTGLIKRMEDQGMTVEVVE; encoded by the exons ATGGCATCTCTGGCACCAGGTCAGCGCTATGACTTGGTTGTATTTGGGGCAACTGGGTTCACTGGACAATATGTCGTTGAGGAGGTAGCAAGggtggcagagaaggagagaacagagaggaagacaCCTCTAACCTGGGCCATAGCAGGGCGCTCTGAGAAAAAGCTGCGAAGTTCCCTGGTGGAAGCTCGGAAGGAATTGG GTTTGAGCTTGGATGATGTTGGCATCATCTTGGCTGATGTTAAAGACAATGATTCCCTGAAAGATATGGCTGCAAAGTCTTCAGTTGTTATCAACTGTGTTGGACca TATCAGTTATTTGGCGAGCCAGTTGTACAAGCATGCATAGAAAATGGGGCAAGTCATGTGGACATCTCAGGAGAACCACAG TTTCTGGAGGGTATGCAGGCAAAATACCACAAAGCGGCTGAGGAAGCAGGGGTCCATATTGTTGGTGCCTGTGGATATGATTCTATACCTGCTGAAATGGGTCTTGTGCATATGATCAAGAACTTCAAAG GAGAACTCAATTCAGCGGAGATGTTTGTTAGAACTAAGAGCTCCAAAACTACA TCTGTACATACTGGAACAATGGAATCTGCTGCCCTTGCTGTTGCTAACCGAAATGAAATTACAAGAATACGCAGAGAACTTTTCCCGATTCCTCTGCCAAAACCCAAGCACAAGATTAAGAAGAA ggGAGTGCTTCACAAAAATGAAGAATTGGGAGTGTGGGGAGTGCCACTGCCAACAGATGAGCCTGTTGTGTACCGCACACAGAGGTATCGCTATGAAGTACTTGGTCAGCGGCCTTTGCAGTTCCAGCAGTTCATAGGTCTTCGCAGTCCCTTCCAAGGAGTGGGACTTCTCATAGGCATGGCATACTttactttcctttgtttcttcagCTGGACCAGGAAGCTGCTTTTAAAG taCCCTGAAGTTATGACAGCAGGTGTGTTCAGCCGTGCAGGATCAGACCGAGAGTCACTCAAAGCTCTTAGATTCACAGCCACTCTAGTAGGCCATGGCTGGTCAGAATCACTACTGGATGGGTCAGATCAGCATACAGAGCCTCCAAATGCTTCAATTAAAGTAAAG GTATCGGGACCAGACCCAGGTTACGGGGCAACGTCACTCATGATGGTTGCCAGCGCCATGACCATTTTGCGGGAAAAAAGCTCCATTCCTGGCAA GGGTGGAGTCTTAACTCCAGGAGTAGCCTTCATGAATACAGGCCTTATCAAGCGTATGGAAGACCAGGGTATGACTGTTGAAGTCGTTGAGTAA